The following proteins are encoded in a genomic region of Garra rufa chromosome 22, GarRuf1.0, whole genome shotgun sequence:
- the mrpl43 gene encoding large ribosomal subunit protein mL43 — translation MTARGTPSRFLQSVLQNGVGRYVCQLKRISLIFSKKGQGSLGVRDFIEEGVVDFAKNNPGTVVYISPQSCRIPKIVAEYLNGNVKEETVTNKTSQEIVELITKLTNQSGLDIIRIRKPFHTDSPSIQGQWHPFTNRAPSINPVGPQAK, via the exons ATGACTGCTCGAGGAACACCGAGTCGTTTTTTACAGAGCGTTCTTCAAAATGGAGTTGGTCGCTATGTTTGTCAGCTGAAGCGAATATCGCTGATCTTCTCAAAGAAAGGCCAGGGCTCTTTAGGAGTCAG GGATTTCATTGAAGAAGGTGTGGTTGACTTCGCCAAGAATAACCCAGGAACTGTAGTTTACATCTCTCCTCAGTCTTGCAGGATTCCAAAAATTGTAGCTGAATATT TGAATGGTAATGTGAAGGAGGAGACGGTCACCAACAAAACATCACAGGAAATTGTAGAACTTATAACCAAGTTGACCAACCAGTCAGGACTGGACATCATCCGCATTCGTAAACCCTTCCACACAGACAGTCCCAGTATCCAGGGCCAGTGGCATCCCTTCACAAATCGAGCCCCCAGCATCAATCCAGTCGGCCCACAGGCAAAATAA